The Bradyrhizobium sp. CCBAU 051011 DNA segment GATGCCAACCACCGTGCCACCCCTGCGCAGCATGCAGGCCGCCATTGTCACACCCACGTATCCTAGTCCGCAGACGACAATTTTCATGGCAGACGTCCTTGGCAGTGTGCAAGCAATGTCCTTGCTACGGCGCGGGCTTCAACAATCCCTACCGGCACCTGTTCGCCCCAGGTCCACAAAGTCGCTGCGACCAAACCATCATGGTCCCACGATGGCTGTACGAATATGCTGTGCGTAGATTGCGCCTCACCGAACTTCGGCCACCAATTGGCACTTTCGATATGAGGTGCGTTTCCAAAAAGCACGGCGAGACTTACCTGCGTCGCACCGGCTGCGAATGCGCTGGAAGGCGACGCAGCCCACGTTCCCGGCACCAGGAATCGAACGCCTGCACGGGTGGGCTCGGCACCACGCCAAACGTCAACGATGAGCAAAGCGCACCCGGGCCACAGTCCGACCCAGCGTGCGACATCAACTCCGACCGGACAAAAGCCGTCTTGATATCCCGCCGTCCACAGCGGCGCCACACCCCGAAGGGTCGGATATTCTAGAGGAAGGGCGGATCCTCGGCGTCCGACACGGAATGAGTCCCAAAACTCGATCGGCTCGGCGTCGATTACGTGTGGTCCATTGTGACAGGAGGCGGATCGGCAATTGTCCCGCGCAGAGCCCCGAGAATATGTTGGTACACCGGGGTCTACGATGAACCGCTTGCGAGCGACCGAGAGTTCAACACTTAGGAAATCTGCGTGAGCGTGTCCCGGATTGGATTCAGGCCCGCAGGGCCCGCAATCGAAAATGACGGCATCGTTCTGGCCGGACAGTCGAACGTACCCTGTTTCTGGTAGTGCGATTCGACCGTCCGCTGGCGGTGGCGCCAGTTCAACGGCCGATGGAGTGTCGCCGAGCCACGAATCGTTGAACAGGCTTATGTCGCCGTCCGGATGGCACATGACGCCAAGAGCCGACTGCATCGCTGAAAGGGCCGTATCCAGCCAGGGGCAAGCGGCCGGCAAGTTCGTCGCCTGCAACGTTCGCAGGTCGACGAGACACAGCGCGTGATACATCGGCGATCTCTCGGCATGGCCGCCATCGCTCAGCACGACCTGATCCAGGGTCTCTCGTATCGCGAGGTCCAGGAACTCCAGGCGAGGCGCGCTCCGTCCGAGAGCCGCGCGATACATCGCCAGCGCCACGTAATTCTTCAGCAAATGATTGAACTGGAGGTCTCGCTCCAGATTGCAAAGCACGAATGCAGCGCAGAATTTTGCGTGTTCGAGTAAAGCCGCAAGGTCGTCGGAGTGGCCCCCACCCGCGGCACGAAAGAGTGCGTAGCCCGCAAGCAGGTTTAGCACTCGGTGACTTGCAGAGTATGGATGCCAAACATCTCGAAAGACGCCCGGTACGTCCCACTGGTTCTGGGCCTCAAGTCCATCGATTGCCCGACGTATCATTGCTACGTTGCTGGGCTCGCCTCGGGCAAGGAGTGGTACGGCCCAGCCCAGATACGACAACGTCATCCGCCAAAGGCGGTTGTTGCCTTCGCCCATTTCGACGCGCCACGCGATGCGATCGATCCCGCCGAAATCCATCGTCCTGCCGAGAAGATGGAATCTTCCCTCCAGGATTTCCGAGAGGTGCGTGCCGTAAACGCAATTTTGCAGGTGAAGAACATGTTGCGCCGCCTGGCGGAGTGGATCGCGGAATTCCGGATCAGGAAGCTCGCGAGCTGTCTTTTCCACCGATCGACGGAGCAGCGTTGGAAGCTTCCCGGCTATCGCCCATCGCCCGCGCGACCACACGCGAAAATACAACTGCTCTGCACTCAGGTGCCGTATCGTCCGGATGGTGCGGCCGGGCTTCATAGATGCACGACCGATCCGGTTCGAAGCGACTCGACAACGGCAATTGTTGCCAAACTCGTTTCAACAATATCAGCTTCCGGAACGGGCGGCCCGGTGTTTTCTACGACCGCCGCGACGAACGCATCGAGCTCAGCGCGATGGCCCTTATCCTGCTTCAATCTGCTCGACTGGCGTCGGATGCTGCCGTTCGCGACAATCTCCAGTGTGCGGAAATTGTCGATGGTAGCCACCGTGCCCCCGGCGTAGCATTCAATTCGTTCCTTGCTGTAGGTCGGATCGCCTAGCGCCGTGTACACCAGGGTGCAGAGACTGCCATCACTGAACCGGATGGCGACGGTGACGTCCTCACACAGACCGCGACGAAGTCGCGCGGCATCGGCTCGGACCGCCCCGATCGGTGTACCAATCAGGAGACGCGCCAAGTCGACGAAGTGACAGAGTTCGCCGAGAATGCGGCCGTTCCCCTCGTCCGATTCTCGCTGCCAGCTGTCTGGTGCAAGTTGTCCTGCATTGATGCGCATGAGAACGTTTCTTGGCCCCGGTAAACTCGCCAAGTGCCGACACAAGGACGCGGTCATCGGCGCAAACCGTCTGTTGAATCCGACTTGAAAAAATGCGGAAGACGTATTGCGCGCTTGGACGACTGAATTCAGCTCGTCTCGCGTCAAGGCTAAGGGCTTTTCGACCAGGACGGCTTTGCCCGCGGACAGCGCGCGAGCAGTGAGAGCCGCATGGCTACTGTGGGGCGTGGTGATCACAACTGCATTGATTGCGGGATCGTCAAAAATCGTCGAATCGTCGGTCCCGCAATGCCGAAACCCAAATTTGCGCTGGGTGTCGTCGGCCGAAACGCCGCGCTGCGTCACAACTGTGTGCAGCATGACCTGTGGGTGCCGGGCAAGTGTAGGCAACAATTTTGATCGCGCAAAAGATCCCGCGCCGATCACCCCCAAGACGCATCCCTTACGAATAGGATCCGGATGCGGACCAGAGCGCATTTCGATAGCCGGAATCGGCTCGGCTTTTGCGTGCTCATCAATCGGATATTCGATCACGACCCCCAGATGCGGTTCTGCTCCTTCGGTAACCAGTTCATAGGCTCTCTCCGCTTCCTGTATCGAGAAGCGATGGGTCGTGAGTGCTGCCGGAGTGAGCCGGAGCGTGCGTCCCGAGCTCATCAGACGAACGCACTCAGTCAGATTGTCTGCTTCAGTCCAGCGTATCCAGCCGACAGGGTACTTGAGATTGCGCTTTTCGAAATCGCTGTCGTATCTTCCTGGCCCATAGGATCGCGAAACGACGACCGAAAGCTCTTTCTTCATAAACTCGCGATACGGAAAAGCCGTTCCGGTGATACCGACTAGACTGATCCTCGCGCGGTCGCGCGCAATGTTCGCCGCTGTCTCAAACGGCTCGCTTGAAGGCGTAGCGGCGGTGATCACGACACCATCACAACCGACGCCGTCGGTCTGAGATTCGATGAACGCGGAGGGGCTGCCATCAGCAAGATTCCAGGTGAATTCAGCACCTAGGGATCGGGCCAGCGTAAGCCTTTGGGCACTGTAATCCAGGCAGACTACGCGACAG contains these protein-coding regions:
- a CDS encoding heparinase II/III family protein — encoded protein: MKPGRTIRTIRHLSAEQLYFRVWSRGRWAIAGKLPTLLRRSVEKTARELPDPEFRDPLRQAAQHVLHLQNCVYGTHLSEILEGRFHLLGRTMDFGGIDRIAWRVEMGEGNNRLWRMTLSYLGWAVPLLARGEPSNVAMIRRAIDGLEAQNQWDVPGVFRDVWHPYSASHRVLNLLAGYALFRAAGGGHSDDLAALLEHAKFCAAFVLCNLERDLQFNHLLKNYVALAMYRAALGRSAPRLEFLDLAIRETLDQVVLSDGGHAERSPMYHALCLVDLRTLQATNLPAACPWLDTALSAMQSALGVMCHPDGDISLFNDSWLGDTPSAVELAPPPADGRIALPETGYVRLSGQNDAVIFDCGPCGPESNPGHAHADFLSVELSVARKRFIVDPGVPTYSRGSARDNCRSASCHNGPHVIDAEPIEFWDSFRVGRRGSALPLEYPTLRGVAPLWTAGYQDGFCPVGVDVARWVGLWPGCALLIVDVWRGAEPTRAGVRFLVPGTWAASPSSAFAAGATQVSLAVLFGNAPHIESANWWPKFGEAQSTHSIFVQPSWDHDGLVAATLWTWGEQVPVGIVEARAVARTLLAHCQGRLP
- a CDS encoding bi-domain-containing oxidoreductase — translated: MKQIVQSASTGALSVRDVPVPRVMPGHLLVRTAASLISAGTERMVVEFAKKSLIGKAKSRPDLVKQVIAKIHRDGLLATLDAVRARLDQPLPLGYSASGVVLEVGSGLEGRFQVGDRVAIAGAGIANHAEYNVAPGNLAASVPDDVSHFEACFGTLASIALNGIRLLEPKLGDVVGVIGAGLVGQLTAQLLAIHGCRVVCLDYSAQRLTLARSLGAEFTWNLADGSPSAFIESQTDGVGCDGVVITAATPSSEPFETAANIARDRARISLVGITGTAFPYREFMKKELSVVVSRSYGPGRYDSDFEKRNLKYPVGWIRWTEADNLTECVRLMSSGRTLRLTPAALTTHRFSIQEAERAYELVTEGAEPHLGVVIEYPIDEHAKAEPIPAIEMRSGPHPDPIRKGCVLGVIGAGSFARSKLLPTLARHPQVMLHTVVTQRGVSADDTQRKFGFRHCGTDDSTIFDDPAINAVVITTPHSSHAALTARALSAGKAVLVEKPLALTRDELNSVVQARNTSSAFFQVGFNRRFAPMTASLCRHLASLPGPRNVLMRINAGQLAPDSWQRESDEGNGRILGELCHFVDLARLLIGTPIGAVRADAARLRRGLCEDVTVAIRFSDGSLCTLVYTALGDPTYSKERIECYAGGTVATIDNFRTLEIVANGSIRRQSSRLKQDKGHRAELDAFVAAVVENTGPPVPEADIVETSLATIAVVESLRTGSVVHL